A region of the Kineococcus endophyticus genome:
CCACCACACCCTGTGGACCGCCGTCGCCGAAGCCCGCATCACCCGCCACCAAGCCCGCACCATCGAGGCCCGCGCCCGCCGCCTCGCCGGCCGCGTCGCCGTCCTGAGCGAAACCACCCACGCCGACGGCAGCACCTCCCTGAGCGCCGACGAAGGCGAACCCCTCCTGAGCGGCGACGCGCACACCCGCGCCCTGCAGCAGTACCTGACCGCCGCCGTCGCCCACGCCGAACACGGCCACACCGGCCGCCGCCTGACCTACCGCCTCGACCAGGTCATCACCGGCCTCACCCCCGGCTACCGCGCCGTCGAGGTCACCCAGCCGCGCCCGGCCGCGGGCCTGCACGTCACCGCCCACGACGACACCTTCGGCGACCGCGGTGGGGACCTCAGCGGTCAGCGCTACGCCCACGTCACCTTCCTCATGCCCCTGGCCGACGCCCTGCGCTTCCAAGCGCACGTCGCCGCCACCGCCGACGCCAGCGCCGACGACGCCACCGCCCGCGGCGTCACCGACCCCCGCACCCACGGGCAACGACAGTGCGACGTCGTGACCGACCTGCTGCGCGATGCGATGGACCGCCACGTCCCCGCCCACTCCGACCCGGCCGCGGCTGAAGCCACCACCGACGGTCCCACCCCGGCGCGGCAGGGCCGGACCCACCGCCCCGCCTCCTCCGTCCAGGTCCACGTCCGCATCGACGCCTCCACCCTCCTGCGCGCCGACGACGACCCCGCCTGGGTCGACGGCGTCGGACCGGTCCCCGCCGCCGTCGCCCGCGACCTGGCCGGCGCCGCCGGGGCGCAGTGGCGGGCCCTCACCCTCGCCCCCGGCACCCGCCACGTCCTGGACGTCGCCGCCGACACCTACCGCCCCGGCGCCGCGCTGCGCCGCTACGTCACCGCGCGGGACGAGACCTGCACCGCCCCGGCTGCCCGGTCCCGGCAGTCGACTGCGACCTCGACCACATCGTCCCCTTCCCGCAAGGCCCCACCACCGCAGGCAACCTGCGGGCCGTCTGCCGCAGCCACCACCGGTTCAAGACCCAGTACGTGTTCCAAGAACTCCGGCGCCGCCAGGTCCGCCCACCCGTACCGGACGACCCGCCCCCGTTCTGACGTGCACCGCCGATGGAAAGCGTGCTTGACATACGCCGACCACAGGACCATGCTCACACCATGACAAGCAAGCTTGACACTGCCGGTCCGAGCAGGGGTGACCGCGCCAGGGCACGCGCCTACCTCCTGGACTTCACGCCGGCCACGGCCGGCTACGTCGTGTGCATCGTGGCCGTCGTCCGGTGGGGCGGCCTCGACGGTGACAGCCCCTGGCGGTTCGCGTGGGCCCTCCTGCCCGTCGTCCCTGTCCTGGCCGTCGTCCGCGCCGTCGTCCGCGGGCTGCGCCGCTCGGACGAGTACGCGCAGCTCCTGCAGGTCCGCGCCCTGGCAGTCGGTTTCGCCGTCGCGATGGTCGGGTGCGTCGTCGTCGGCATGCTGGCCCTGGCCGGGCTGCACCTGACGCCGGCTCCCTGGTTCGTCGTCGGAGCCGGGATGCTGTCCTGGGCCGTGGCGGCGGCCGTCACGGCCCGCCGGTGAAGAACCGCATCCGGGAACTGCGCGCCGCGCGCGGGTGGACCCAGGCCGCTCTGGCCGACCTCCTCGACGTCTCCCGTCAGACCGTCAACGCCCTGGAGACGGGCCGGTACGACCCCAGCCTGCCGTTGGCGTTCCGCCTGAGCCGTCTGCTCGGTGAACCCCTTGAGCAGATCTTCGAACCCGACGAGGAACCCGCGCCCCACAGCTCGCGCTGATTCTCGTCAGGGACGACGTCGTTCCACCCCGCTGTCGTCGATCTCGACGACCCGGTCCGGGCACACGGGTTCCTCCAGCGCGACCGTGCGTCCGTCCGGGTAGACGACGTCCACGCCCCCCTCGAGGCACCCGGACCCCAGCACGACCATTCCCCCACCGGCATCGACCGTCGAGTCATCGCCACCCCAGACGACGCGGACGGCCGTCGACGAGTTGTTCTCGAACGACACGTCACCCGCGTCGCCGCACCCCGCCGTGAGCACGACGAAGGCCACCGTCCCCAGAACCCGCTGAGTCCTCCCCATGCATCGACTCTGCTCCCGCCAGCCGGTCTCGGACACCGGCGAGACGGGACCTGCACGAGTCGTGCACCGCTCCGCCTACATCGCGTCCGGCGCCGCGATCCCGAGCAGGTCCAGACCGGTGGCCAGCGTCCGCCGGGCGGCCGCGCACAACGCGAGCCGGCTGGACCGCGACGGTTCCTCCGCCCGCAGGACGGGGCACGCCTCGTAGAAACCCGACACCGCGACGGCGAGGTCGTGCAGGTACCCGCACAACCGGTGCGGTTCCAGCGTGCGGGCCACCTCCAGCACCACACCCGGGAACCGCGTCAGCACGAACGCCACCCGCAGTTCCGCCGGGTGCTCCAGGACCGTGACCGGCCCCGGCACGCCGCCGGCCCGGGCCAGCAGGGTCGCGAGCCGGGCGTGGGCGTACTGCAGGTACGGCCCGGTGTCGCCGTCCGTCCCCACCATCCGCCCGAGGTCGAACACGTAGTCCCGACCGAGGCCGGAGGACAGGTCGGCGTACTTCACCGCCCCGATGCCCACGTCCCGCGACCCGGCCCGCTGCTCGGCCTCGTCGAGCAGCACCCCGAGGGGGACGGTTCCCCCGTCCCGCGTCTTGAAGGGACGCCCGTCGGCGCCCAGGACCGTCCCGAACGCGACGTGCTCGGCCTGCACGGCGTCCGGCAGCCAGCCGGCCGCCCGCGCCAGGGCGAAGACCTGGTCGAAGTGGAGGCTCTGCCGGGCGTCGACGACGTAGACGAGGCGGTCCGCACCGTCCACGGCCACCCGGTGCCGCAGCGCGGTCACGTCCGTCGCGTCGTAGCCGAAACCCCCGTCGGACTTGCGCAGGACCATCGGAGGCAGACCGGGCGGGAACGCGCACAGCGCGCCCTCGGACACCCGCAGCAGACCGAGCCCGTCGAGGTCGTCCACCGTCCGCTGCAACCGGTCCTGGTAGTGGCTCTCCCCCACCACGTCAGCCGGCTGCAACCGGACCCCCAGCCGGCCGTAGGTCGCGGAGAACGCCTCGGCCGACACGGTGACGACCCGCTCCCACAGCACCCTCGTCGCGGCGTCACCGCCCTGCAGGTCCACGACCCGCCGCCGCGCACGGTCCGCGAAACCCGCCTCCTCGTCGAACCTCCGCCGCGCGGCCCGGTACGCCTCGTCGAGGGCGGCGAGGTCGGGTTCGGCGGGGAACCCGATCTCGTCCAGGTGTTCCAGGAGCATGCCGAACGGCGTCCCCCAGTCGCCGACGTGGTTGCGCCGCAGCACCTCGTGACCTGCAAACTCCAGGACGCGGACGAGGGCGTCCCCGATGACGGTCGACCGCAGGTGCCCGACGTGCATCTGCTTGGCCACGTTGGGCGAGGAGTAGTCGACGACGATCCGTTGCGGGACAGAAGGTCTGTCGACCCCGAGGTGTGCGTGCGCGGCGTACCCGGTGACGGTCCGGGCCAGGGTCTCCGGCCGCAGGGTCAGGTTGACGAAACCCGCACCGGCCAGGACGGGCGGCAGGCACAGGTCGGCGACGTCCAGCGCGTCCACCAACCGCTCCCCGAGCGCCCGGGGTGGTTCGCCCAGCGGCTTGGCCAGACGCAACGGGAGGTTGGTCTGGAAGTGGCCGAACTCGGGCCGGGTGGCTGTCCGGAGTTCGGGGTCGGCGCCCAGACCGAAGGCGGTCAGGGCGGCGGCGGAGAGCCGGGACGTGAGGGTGTTCTCGATCGTGGGCACTGCAGCTCCTCGGGGTGCGACGGCGGCGTCACCCCTCGGACGAGGGGTGGGTCAGGAGACGCGTCGGCGTCGTCGTCGCAGCACCCGGGTCGAGGACATGGGTCCAGTGTTGCACGTCAGGCCGGGAACGGGGAGGCCGCGGACATCCCGAAGTCGGCGAGGAGGTGCGTGCCGTTCACGGCGGCCGTGAGCGGAGACAGGAGCAGAGCGACGAGCCCGGCCACCTGCTCGGGGGTCTGCACCGGGTAGGAACTGCCGGAGAAACCCTGCGGGAGTTCCAGGTCCGTGCGCGACATCGGCGTGTCCACGACGCTGGGGCACAGGCAGTTCACCCGCACCCCTTCCGGGCGCAGGTCCACGGCCAGGCTGCGGCCGAGGGCCAGCAGCGCCCCCTTGGACGTGCAGTAGGGCGCCATCCCCGGCGCGCTGGTGAACGAGGAGTCCGACGCCAGGAGGACCACCGACGGGTCCGCGCCGGCCCGCAGGAGCGGCGCGGCACCCCGCACGGACAGGAAGGCGCCGAGGACGTTGACGTCCTGCACCCGCGCGAAGTCGGTGGCGGACACCTCCACCGCGGGGGTGCCGACGGGCCCGGAGATCCCGGCGCAGCAGACGAGCCCGTCCACCGCTGCGCCGAACTCGGCCGACACCCGGGCGAACGCCGACGCGACCTGCTCCTCCCGGGTCACGTCGGCGTCCACGTCCGCCCCGCGCAGGTCGATCGCGGTCACCCGCGCCCCCGCGTCGCGCAACACCCCCACGACGGCGGCGCCGATGCCCGACGCCCCGCCGGTCACCACCACGCGGCGACCGGCGAGGCCCAGGTCGAGCGTCACGCCCACGCCGACGGGTCGGGCACGGTGCGGGACAGTTCGGACTCCCGGGCGCCCATCGCGATGGAGTTCGTCGTGCCCTCCTCGGTGTCCAGGCCCCAGATCCGGCCGGTGGAACGGCCGCGGTCGAAGTTGATCGCGACGATGCCGTCGCAGGGGACGACCTTCTCCTGCCAGGCGAAGAGGAACACGTTCTCCCGCAACCGCCAGACCCGCCCGCGGTCGGTGTCGGCGAGGCCCTTCTCCGCCCCGGCGAGGCAGTGCCAGGTGTACGCGCTGTCGGTGAGGTAGAGGTGCTCGTAGGCGTTGTCCGGTCCGTAGACGTAGAGGACGCGTCGGCCGACGAGCGCGTCGGTGCGCTCGTGCCGGGCGGCTCCACCCGTCGTCGTGCCCGTGCGGACCTCCTCGACGACGCGGACGGTTCCGACGGGGCCGGGAGGGGCGACGTGGCTGCGGACGACGGTGGCGGCACCCGTGCGTCCGTCGACCACGACGACGTGCGCGATCCCGTCGGGCCCCGGGGAGGCGGTGTGGACGAGGTGCAGGTCGTCGTCGACGAGCTTCACCGACACCGGGCCCGTGTGGGCCACCAGGTCGCTGCCGGGGCGCTCGTCGAGCACCGTGGCCTCGCCGTCGGCGCCGATCTCCACCGACACCTGCGCGCCGTCGTCGAGGGTCACCGTGAGGCGGGTGCCCGCCAGGGCGTCGGTGTCGGGCAGGTCGTAGTCGCCGAACCCGTGCCCGTCCAGGGCGTTGAGGGTGGGCCACTCCGAGGCGGTCAGGTAGTCGGTGGGGGTGTTCACGACGGACATCCGGTCTCCTGGGGTTTGCGAGCGGTCAGAGGAAGGCGAAGGCGCCCGGGTCGACGACGACGGTGCCGCCGTCGACCGGGAGCACGGCGCCGTGGACGTAGGACGCCTCACCCGAGAGCAGCCAGGCCACGACGGCGGCCACCTCCGCGGCGTCCGCGGGACGGCGTTGCGGGACGGCGGCGGTGACGCGGGCGTAGGCCTGCCCCACGTCGAGACCGAGGGGTCCGCCGAACTCGGCCATCTCCTCGTCGCCCATCTCGGTGCGGACCCAGCCGGGGGCGACGCAGTTCACACGCACCCCCTGCGGACCCAGGTCGACGGCGAGGTTCTGGACGAGCATGTGGAGCGCGGCCTTGGAGGCGCCGTAGGCGAGGTAGTCGGCCGAGGCGCGCAGCCCCGCCACCGACCCCACGGCGACGACCGCGCCCCGCGAGGACAGCAGGTGGGGCAGGGCCTGGCGGACGAGGAGGTAGGGACCGGTCAGGTTGATGCGCAACGTCTCGTCCCAGTCCGCCCGGGCCATGGTGGTGAGGGTCCCGGTGCGGGCGACACCGGCGTTGAGGACCAGACCGTCGAGGCGGCCGTGCCGGTCCAGGGTCTGCGCGACGACGTGGGCCACCCCCTCGTCCGTGGCGGTGTCACCCACGACGACGGTGGCGCCGGTGTCCGCCGCGACGGCGTCGAGGGGTCCGCGGCGCCGCCCGCAGACGACGACCTGGTCCCCCCGCGCGGCGAGGGTGCGAGCCACGGCGGCGCCGATCCCCGTCCCGCCCCCGGTGACGACGACGACGCTCACGACAGTTCCGTGGTGAAGTCGACGTCGCGCCGGGAGCCGGCGAGGACCCAGCCGAGGACGGCCATGAGCGGGATGCCGAGCAGCAACCAGACGCCGGCCCCGCTGCCGCCCAGCGTGGAGTAGTTCGCGATCGCCAGGTACAGGACGACGACGAAACCCACGAGCGCCACGGCCGGGGTGACGGTCGTCCGCCACACCCCCTCCCCTCCGCCGGCCCGGGGCAGGAACCGCAGCATCGCCACGCAGGTCAGCAGGAGGACGACGACGAGCGAGGCCGTCCCGAGGGCCAGGAGCCAGAAGTAGGTGACCGCGATGGGGTCGGCCCGAAACAGCTCGAAACCCCCGAGGACGGCGAACTCGGCGACGCCGATGGCGAGCGCCGCGGCCACGGGCGAGCGGGTCCCGGCGCTGGTCCGCCCGAGGACGGACGGCAGGGCCCCCGCGCGGCCGAGCGCGAACACGTACCGCGTGAAGAGGTTGTGGAACCCGATGAGCATGGCGAAGAAGCTCGTGACGACCAGCACGTCCATCACGGTCGCGAACCCCGTCCCGACGTACCGGGCGGCGAGGTCGGGGACGAAGGTCCCGGCGGCGAGCTTGTCGCCCGCCTCCTGCTCGACGACGCCGAACCCCGCGGCCCCGCCCAGGCACCACGTCGTGAAGGCGTAGAAGACGCCGATGAACCCGATGGCCAGGTAGGCCGCACGCGGGATGGTCCGGCGCGGTTCGCGCGCCTCCTCCGAGAACACGACGGTCGCCTCGAACCCGGTGAAGCAGGAGACGCAGAACAGGAACGCCACGCCCAGCCCGGGTACGGCCCAGGAGGACGGGGAGAAACCCTGCAGCGAGAACCCGTCGGGTCCGCCGCCCTGGGCGAGGACGACGACGTCCAGCACGACGAACGTCAGGACCTCCAGCACGAGCAGGACGCCCAGCACCTTCAAGGAGAGGTCCACCCCGCGGGCCGTGAGCGCCGTCACCAGGACGAGCGAGACCAGCAGCAGGACCTCGCGGGGCACGGCGACGCCGAGCCGGTTCTCGACCAGTTGCGCGGCGAACACCCCGTACTGGCTCCACAACCCGCACTGCAGCGCGACGTAGCACAGGACGGTGATCCCGGCGACGGCCGCGCCCGCGCGGGTTCCCAGCCCGCGGGCGACGTACGCGACGAAACCGCCGGCGTTCGTGAGGTGCCGGCTCATCGTGACGTACCCGACGCTGAAGACGAGGAAGAGGGCACCGGCCATGAGGAACACCG
Encoded here:
- a CDS encoding helix-turn-helix transcriptional regulator, yielding MKNRIRELRAARGWTQAALADLLDVSRQTVNALETGRYDPSLPLAFRLSRLLGEPLEQIFEPDEEPAPHSSR
- the argS gene encoding arginine--tRNA ligase: MPTIENTLTSRLSAAALTAFGLGADPELRTATRPEFGHFQTNLPLRLAKPLGEPPRALGERLVDALDVADLCLPPVLAGAGFVNLTLRPETLARTVTGYAAHAHLGVDRPSVPQRIVVDYSSPNVAKQMHVGHLRSTVIGDALVRVLEFAGHEVLRRNHVGDWGTPFGMLLEHLDEIGFPAEPDLAALDEAYRAARRRFDEEAGFADRARRRVVDLQGGDAATRVLWERVVTVSAEAFSATYGRLGVRLQPADVVGESHYQDRLQRTVDDLDGLGLLRVSEGALCAFPPGLPPMVLRKSDGGFGYDATDVTALRHRVAVDGADRLVYVVDARQSLHFDQVFALARAAGWLPDAVQAEHVAFGTVLGADGRPFKTRDGGTVPLGVLLDEAEQRAGSRDVGIGAVKYADLSSGLGRDYVFDLGRMVGTDGDTGPYLQYAHARLATLLARAGGVPGPVTVLEHPAELRVAFVLTRFPGVVLEVARTLEPHRLCGYLHDLAVAVSGFYEACPVLRAEEPSRSSRLALCAAARRTLATGLDLLGIAAPDAM
- a CDS encoding SDR family NAD(P)-dependent oxidoreductase, producing the protein MTLDLGLAGRRVVVTGGASGIGAAVVGVLRDAGARVTAIDLRGADVDADVTREEQVASAFARVSAEFGAAVDGLVCCAGISGPVGTPAVEVSATDFARVQDVNVLGAFLSVRGAAPLLRAGADPSVVLLASDSSFTSAPGMAPYCTSKGALLALGRSLAVDLRPEGVRVNCLCPSVVDTPMSRTDLELPQGFSGSSYPVQTPEQVAGLVALLLSPLTAAVNGTHLLADFGMSAASPFPA
- a CDS encoding MoaF C-terminal domain-containing protein produces the protein MSVVNTPTDYLTASEWPTLNALDGHGFGDYDLPDTDALAGTRLTVTLDDGAQVSVEIGADGEATVLDERPGSDLVAHTGPVSVKLVDDDLHLVHTASPGPDGIAHVVVVDGRTGAATVVRSHVAPPGPVGTVRVVEEVRTGTTTGGAARHERTDALVGRRVLYVYGPDNAYEHLYLTDSAYTWHCLAGAEKGLADTDRGRVWRLRENVFLFAWQEKVVPCDGIVAINFDRGRSTGRIWGLDTEEGTTNSIAMGARESELSRTVPDPSAWA
- a CDS encoding SDR family NAD(P)-dependent oxidoreductase, which codes for MSVVVVTGGGTGIGAAVARTLAARGDQVVVCGRRRGPLDAVAADTGATVVVGDTATDEGVAHVVAQTLDRHGRLDGLVLNAGVARTGTLTTMARADWDETLRINLTGPYLLVRQALPHLLSSRGAVVAVGSVAGLRASADYLAYGASKAALHMLVQNLAVDLGPQGVRVNCVAPGWVRTEMGDEEMAEFGGPLGLDVGQAYARVTAAVPQRRPADAAEVAAVVAWLLSGEASYVHGAVLPVDGGTVVVDPGAFAFL
- a CDS encoding APC family permease — translated: MSQETLAFTGLRRGRLGVLGVTFFVVAAVAPMAAIVGGSPVVFASVGPGTPAVFLMAGALFLVFSVGYVTMSRHLTNAGGFVAYVARGLGTRAGAAVAGITVLCYVALQCGLWSQYGVFAAQLVENRLGVAVPREVLLLVSLVLVTALTARGVDLSLKVLGVLLVLEVLTFVVLDVVVLAQGGGPDGFSLQGFSPSSWAVPGLGVAFLFCVSCFTGFEATVVFSEEAREPRRTIPRAAYLAIGFIGVFYAFTTWCLGGAAGFGVVEQEAGDKLAAGTFVPDLAARYVGTGFATVMDVLVVTSFFAMLIGFHNLFTRYVFALGRAGALPSVLGRTSAGTRSPVAAALAIGVAEFAVLGGFELFRADPIAVTYFWLLALGTASLVVVLLLTCVAMLRFLPRAGGGEGVWRTTVTPAVALVGFVVVLYLAIANYSTLGGSGAGVWLLLGIPLMAVLGWVLAGSRRDVDFTTELS